A genome region from Arachis duranensis cultivar V14167 chromosome 8, aradu.V14167.gnm2.J7QH, whole genome shotgun sequence includes the following:
- the LOC107461658 gene encoding 11S globulin seed storage protein Ana o 2.0101: protein MDLDLSPQLPKKLYGGNGGSYYAWSSSELPMLRQGNIGAAKLALEKNGFALPRYSDSSKVAYVLQGSGVAGIVLPEKEEKVVAIKKGDALALPFGVVTWWYNKEDPELVVLFLGDTSKAHKAGEFTDFFLTGSNGIFTGFSTEFVGRAWDLEEKDVKILVGKQSENGIVKLDGSISLPEPKPDHRKGMALNCEEAPLDVDIKGGGRVVVLNTNNLPLVGEVGLGADLVRLDGSAMCSPGFSCDSALQVTYIVRGSGRVQVVGVDGKRVLETTVKAGNLFIVPRFFVVSKIADPDGMEWFSIITTPNPIFTHLAGSSSVWKALSPTVLQAAFNVDSGVEQLFRSKRTADAIFFPPPK, encoded by the exons aTGGACCTTGATCTCTCTCCACAGCTGCCGAAGAAGCTTTACGGCGGAAACGGTGGCTCTTACTACGCATGGTCCTCATCGGAACTCCCCATGCTCCGCCAAGGCAACATTGGCGCCGCCAAGCTCGCTCTCGAGAAGAATGGCTTCGCCCTCCCTCGCTACTCTGATTCTTCCAAGGTCGCTTATGTTCTCCAAG GGAGTGGAGTTGCTGGAATAGTGCTCcctgaaaaagaagagaaggttGTTGCAATCAAGAAGGGTGATGCCTTGGCACTCCCCTTTGGTGTTGTGACATGGTGGTATAACAAGGAAGATCCTGAGCTTGTTGTTCTGTTCTTGGGTGACACCTCAAAGGCTCACAAGGCTGGTGAATTCACTGACTTCTTTCTCACTGGTTCCAATGGAATCTTCACCGGATTTTCCACTGAGTTTGTTGGCAGGGCTTGGGATTTGGAAGAGAAGGATGTCAAGATCCTTGTTGGGAAACAATCAGAGAATGGGATTGTGAAGCTGGATGGGAGTATAAGCCTTCCTGAGCCTAAACCCGATCACCGGAAGGGAATGGCCTTGAACTGTGAAGAGGCTCCACTTGATGTTGACATCAAGGGTGGAGGAAGGGTTGTGGTCTTGAACACCAATAATCTCCCCTTGGTTGGTGAGGTTGGCCTTGGTGCTGACCTTGTGAGGTTGGATGGAAGCGCCATGTGCTCCCCTGGATTTTCTTGCGACTCGGCTCTGCAGGTTACTTATATTGTCAGAGGGAGCGGCCGGGTTCAGGTTGTTGGTGTCGATGGCAAGAGGGTTTTGGAGACTACTGTGAAGGCTGGCAATTTGTTTATTGTGCCAAGGTTCTTTGTGGTCTCAAAGATTGCTGATCCTGATGGAATGGAATGGTTCTCCATCATCACCACCCCTAA TCCTATATTCACCCACTTGGCTGGTAGTTCTTCGGTGTGGAAAGCTCTGTCGCCGACTGTTCTGCAGGCTGCTTTCAATGTGGATTCAGGAGTAGAGCAACTCTTCCGTTCAAAGAGGACCGCTGATGCCATTTTCTTCCCTCCGCCAAAGTAG